TTATCCAAGTACAAAGATCAGGATATCGAATTTGTAATCAGTGAGTTTAATCCAAAACGCAGAAGAATCATCGGTGACAGAAAACAGCTTTTAGTTGCTAAGAAATTAGAGCAGCAGAAAGAACTTTTTGCAAAGATCAAAGTCGGTGATGTTATGGAAGGAACTGTTAAAAATGTAACAGACTTCGGTGCATTTATTGATCTTGGCGGAGCTGACGGTCTGCTTCACATCTCTGAGATGTCATGGGGCAGAGTAGAAAGTCCTAAGAAAGTATTTAACGTTGGTGATCATGTACGTGTATTCATCAAAGACATTAATGAGACAAAGATTGCACTCAGCATGAAATTCCCGGCAGAGAATCCATGGAATGGTGCTGCAGAGAAATATGCGGTTGGAAACGTTGTAAAAGGAAAAGTGGCAAGAATGACAGATTTTGGTGCATTCGTAGAGCTTGCACCAGGTGTTGATGCATTACTGCATGTTTCCCAGATTGCAAAAGAGCATATTGAGAAACCATCTGATGTATTAAAAGTAGGTCAGGAGATCGAAGCTAAGATCGTTGATTTCAACGAGGACGAGAAGAAGATCAGTCTTTCTATCAAAGCATTACTTGCTCCTGAGACAAATGAGTCAGAAGATGCTGATGTTGCAGATGTCGATATCGATGCAGTTGCAGCAGAAGAGAACTAAATTCCGTATACAGTAATATGGATAAAAATAGGCTTTCACGAAATGTGTAAAGCCTATTTTTGATATGGCATGAAAGTAAATCTGTTTTTACAGAACTTTTGTGCAAAAGGAAACAGGAGGAAAGTAGATTATGCTTGAAACCGATAATTATGAAAAGTTTAAAAAAGATATTTTACAGCTTGCAGGAATCGATCTGAATTCTTACAAGGAAAAACAGATGCGTCGTCGTATTAATACGCTGATCACCAAGAACAATGTCAAGACATACAATGATTATGTAGCCCTGATTAAGAAAGATAAAGAGAAATTTGATCAGTTTATCAATTTCCTGACGATCAATGTTTCTGAGTTTTATCGTAATCCGGATCAGTGGAAGATATTAGAGGGAGAGGTATTTCCGGCACTGATTAAAAAATTTGGTAAAAACCTGAAAATTTGGAGTGCAGCCTGTTCGACAGGAGATGAGCCATATTCACTTGTCATGGCTCTTTCAAGACAGGTGCCGCTTACTAATATTAAGATCATTGCGACAGATATTGACAATCAGGTGCTCGATACAGCAAGAATGGGGCTGTACAATGAAAAGAGTATCGCTTCCGTACCGGATGACCTTAAGAAAAAATATTTCACAAAAGTTGGTTCTTCCTATCAGATTTCAGATGAGATCAAAAAAAGAGTGGAATTTAAGAAACATGATCTGCTAAAAGATCCTTATCCAAGTGGCTGCAATCTGATCGTTTGCCGTAATGTGGTTATTTATTTTACAGAGGAGGCAAAAGATGTGATCTATCAGAAATTCCATAAAGCTCTCCAGCCTGGTGGCGTGCTTTTTATTGGAAGCACAGAGCAGATCATGAATTACAGAGAACTTGGATTTGACAGACATACATCGTTTTTCTTTGAAAAACAGTAAAAGATATATAAGAAAGATAAGAGACATCAGAGTCTCTGAGATGAAAAACAGGAAGTCATATTTCAGACTTCCTGTTTTTTGATAAGATTTTTATTGGTTTTTGTAAAGACTACATTTTTTTATTGCAGATAAACTGCAGTACATGCAGACAATATTCTCTTTGCATTTCTTTGGAAACAGCAAAATCTTCTGTAAGTTCAAAGTAGCTTTTCTTATCTTTAAACATATGCCGGAATGCCGGTTTTACGATTTCCTGATACTGGGGAAGAAAAATGGCATTCCTTTTTTCATAACAGGTTCCTGCGGTAGCCTTTTTCCTGCGTTCTTTTGGAATCGATGCAGCAAGGCTTGAAGGGATAGCGAGATCCTCCTCGGGCAGATACCAGTAGTTTTTATAATCAGAAAGAAAATATTTTAGTTCTCCGGTATATAAGCGGACACAGAGTGTTGTCTGGTCTGTATCGACCACTAGATGGAAATCCTCATAATGACAGGAAACACGTTTAGGAACCGAAAAATCGTTTTGCAGAGAAAAGAGAAGCTCCCTGCATGGTCTGCCGTCATAAGAGACATATTCATTTGCATTGATGGATGTTACGGTAAATGCCCCGTCAAACAGTTTTACGTAGGACAGGACAGAGAGAAGTTTTGGCATATCGATAACATCCTCATAATTGTGCTGTTTTAAAAGAGAGATAAGTTTCTCATCGGGATTTTTCTGATATTCTTGATATACTTTGATCAGTTCGCCGCCGTTATACATATCTTGGCGGTTTAAACCGATGAATTGTTCCACTGTTTTCTGCTTGAGATCAGGCAGGGCAAAAAGAAAACGGAAGCCGGAGATCATTTTATAAATATCAACATATTCATAGGAAGAAAATGGTGCGGAAATTTTGTATTTCTGGCATTTGTTTGTCAGGTACGGAATATCAAAACCGATTCCGTTAAATGTGATGATCGTATCAAAATTTTTCAGATAATCTAAAAATGCATGCAGCACATCTGATTCATCTGCTGGAGTTTCTGCAAAAAACTGATCGACAATCAGCAGATTTTTCTTCCGCGCAGCACATCCGATCAGATAGAGTGATGTGCGGGCAGCTGAAAATCCGGTTGTCTCTATATCAAAAAAAAGAGATTTTTCTGTAAATATCTGTTCTGTCAGCGAATCGTTTAATGTAAAAGGCATTTCTTCGTGCCAGTGTTTCATAAAAGTCTCCATTCCTGCGCTTTTTCTGCGCATGTGTATTCCCTATATGTACTGCCATTTATGGCAGGTAAATTCATTGGATTACTGCAATTTTATCATATATATAAGGAAAATGGAATTACTCTTAATTGGTGGAATTATCTCAATAATTGTGAAAATTTTGTCAAAAGGTACTAAAAAAAATACAAGGAACAGATGTAATATGTATCATTTTGTGGTATAATCTATAGGATAAATGTTCTATGAGCTATATCATAGAATAGAATACAATTAAGAGAAAGTGGGGCACGAAAAATGGGTTTAAAGACATTTAAAGGCGGCGTCCATCCTTACGAAGGCAAGGAATTAGCAAAGGATGCGCCAATTGTGGAAGTTTTACCCAAGGGCGACCTGGTGTATCCGTTATCACAGCATATCGGAGCACCTGCAAGTCCGATAGTGGCGAAAGGCGACAGAGTATTAAAGGGACAGAAAATCGCAGAAGCGGGCGGTTTTGTATCGTCTCCAATTTATGCATCTGCTTCCGGTACTGTAAAAGCTATTGAACCGCGTCGTGTGGCAGTTGGCGATATGGTCAATTCCATCGTGATCGAAAACGACGGAGCGTTCGAAGAGGTTTCTTATACACCGTGTGAAGATGTAACTGCTTTATCAAAAGAAGAGATCATTGATAAAGTAAAAGAAGCCGGTGTTGTCGGCATGGGTGGTGCAGGTTTCCCGACTCATGTAAAATTATCACCGAAAGAACCGGAGAAAATTGAGTACATTATTGCAAACTGTGCAGAGTGTGAACCGTATCTGACGGCAGATTATCGGAGAATGCTAGAAAATCCGGAAGAACTGATCGGTGGTATGAAGATCATCCTTCAGATTTTTGACAAAGCAAAAGGTGTATTCGGTATTGAGAATAACAAACCGGATTGTATCGAAAAACTGCAGGAACTTGTAAAAGATGAGCCGCGTATCGAGGTTTGTCCGTTAGAGACAAAGTATCCGCAGGGTGGTGAGCGTCAGCTGATTTATGCGGTAACAGGACGTTCTATCAATTCTAAAATGCTTCCGGCAGATGCTGGCTGTATCGTAGACAATGTTGAGACGATCATTGCAATTTACAATGCTGTCAAACTTGGCAAACCGGTAACAAACCGTATCTCTACGATCACTGGTGATGCGATCGAGCATCCTGGCAACTTTTTATATAACATCGGTACGAGTTATCAGGAACTCGTTGATGCGGCTGGTGGATTTAAAGTACAGCCTGAAAAGATCATTTCCGGTGGCCCGATGATGGGATTTGCAATGTTTGGATTAGACGTTCCAACTACAAAGACATCATCTTCCCTGTTATGTATGTCACAGGATGAGGTTGCAGCAGCAGAGAAATTACAGACAGCATGTATCAACTGCGGACGTTGTGTGGAGGCATGCCCGGAGCAGTTGATCCCGTCAAGACTTGCAAAGTTCTCAGATAAGGGACTTTCCGAAGAATTTGAAAAATGGCATGGATTAGAGTGTGTGGAGTGCGGCAGCTGCAGTTTTGCATGCCCGGCGAAGAGACAGCTTGCACAGTCTATTAAGACCATGAAGAAACAGGTTCTTGCTGCAAAACGCAACAAGAAATAATGAAAGCATGATTCGCAGAGATTTTCGGAAAATGTGTTTTCACAATATTAAATAAAATTTTAAAACTGAAGAAAGAGGTGGATTCCTGTGAGTGATTTATATCATGTTTCATCATCACCACATGTGCGTTCCAAAGATACAACGGAAAGAATCATGCTTTATGTAATTATTGCATTGCTTCCGACAACTTTATTTGGTATCTATAACTTTGGATACAGAGCACTGATTTTAATTTTAGTAACAATCGCATCCTGTGTTGCATCAGAGTGGATCTTTAACAAGATCGTACATAAAAAACAGACGATCAATGATCTGAGTGCTGTTGTGACAGGATTACTTTTAGCATTGAACCTCCCGGCTACACTTCCATGGTGGGAAGCAGTTCTTGGCGGTGTGTTTGCAATTATTGTTGTAAAATGTATGTTCGGCGGCCTCGGACAGAACTTCATGAACCCTGCACTGGGTGCAAGATGTTTCCTTCTGATCGCATTTGCAGCAAACATGACAAACTTTACGATTGATTCTTATACTGGAGCAACACCGCTTGCGGCAATGAGAAACGGGGATGCAGTAAATACCATGGATATGCTGATCGGACGTACTGCCGGAACAATCGGTGAGACTTCTGCAATCGCTATTCTGATCGGTGCGATCTTCCTGATTTTAATGGGAGTGATCGATCTTAGAATCCCGGCAAGCTATATTATAACATTTGTTGTTTTCATGCTTCTTTTCAGCGGACATGGTGCTGACTGGACTTATATTACAGCACAGCTCTGCGGTGGTGGTCTCATGCTTGGTGCATTTTTTATGGCTACTGATTATGTTACTTCACCGATCACGCCAATGGGACAGATCATCTTTGGTATCTGCTGTGGTATCTTTACCGGACTGTTCCGCTGCTTTGGTGCAAATGCAGAGGGTGTTTCTTTTGCAATCATCTTAAGCAATATCTTAGTTCCGATGATCGAGAAATATACAGTTCCGAGAGCATTTGGCATGGTAAAAGAAGCCAAAAAGCAGGAAGGAGGCAAATAAGATGAATAAGAAGATCGTTCATGACGCATTAATTTTATTTGCTTTTACAATCGTACTTGGACTTTTACTTGGAGTTGTGTACGGTGTTACAAAACCTTCAATTGACAAGGTAAATGAAGAAAAAACACAGAATGCCTACAAACAGGTATTTACAGATGCAGATCATTTTACAGATTATGCAGATTTTGATGCAGACGCAGCACAGGCTCTGTTAGATGAAAACGGATATTCCGATGAGATCGAGACAGTAGTTGCAGCACAGGATGCATCCGAAAATACACTTGGTTATGTATTTACGGTAACCGCAAAGGACGGAAGCCAGGGATCTATCACATTCTCCGTAGGTATCCAGAATGATGGAACTGTAAATGGTTATTCCATCACATCTATTTCTGAGACACCTGGTCTTGGTATGAAGGCGCAGGAAGAAGATTTCTACGGTCAGTTTGAAAACAAAAAAGTAGATTCCTTTACCGTTGTTAAGTCAGCTCCGTCAGCCGACAACGAGATCGAAGCAATTTCAGGTTCTACCATTACATCAAAAGCTATGGCTAACGGTGTAAATGCCTGCCTGACATACTTCCAGAATGTTTTAGCGGGAGGTACAAATTAATGAACAAAAATGTAGAACGTTTATATAACGGTATTATCAAGGAGAATCCTACCTTCGTTCTGATGCTTGGTATGTGTCCGACATTGGCGGTTACTTCCTCAGCAGTCAACGGACTTGGTATGGGACTTTCCACAACAGTGGTACTTATTTTATCCAATATGCTGATTTCAGCATTCCGTAAAGTGATCCCGGATGGTGTCCGTATGCCGGCATTCATCGTAATCGTTGCATCACTTGTTACCATGGTTCAGTTTATCATGCAGGCATATACACCAAGCCTTTCCGAGTCTTTAGGTGTATATATTCCTCTTATCGTAGTAAACTGTATCATCCTTGGACGTGCAGAAAGCTATGCTTCTAAGAACCCGGTAATCCCGTCTATGTTTGATGGTATTGGTATGGGACTTGGATTTACATTTGGTCTTACCTGCATCGGTTTGATCCGTGAACTTTTAGGAGCAGGTCAGATCTTCGGATTCCAGATCTTATCCTTAAAATGGTTTACACCGATCACAATTTTCGTTATGGCTCCTGGTGCATTCTTAGTATTGTCCTGTCTGGTTGCTATTATGAACATTGTAAGAGCGAAGATGGAAGCAAAAGGAAAACCGTTAGCAGAGCCTGCAGGATGCTTGAGCGGCGACTGCTCCGGCTGCAGCCAGGCTGCACACTGCAGCGGTAAAGCAACTGTAAAAGCAGATGCTGCCGGAAAAGAAGAGTAGGAGGATAGGTACAGATGAAAGAATTACTTTTGATTGCAATCGGTTCTGCGATTGTAAATAACGTTGTATTAAGTCAGTTCCTTGGTATCTGTCCGTTCTTAGGAGTTTCCAAGAAAACAGAGACAGCAGCCGGAATGGGCGGTGCAGTTGTGTTCGTTATCACGATTTCCTCGTTTGTAACAGCACTGATCTATAAATTTATTCTTGCAAACAGCTATCTGATGAGCAAGGGGATCGATCTTACTTATTTACAGACGATCGTATTTATTCTTGTTATCGCAGCATTAGTACAGTTTGTTGAGATGTTCTTAAAGAAATCAATGCCGGCATTGTATCAGAGTTTAGGTGTATACCTTCCTCTTATCACTACAAACTGTGCCGTATTAGGTGTTGCATTAACAAACGTTACAAAAGAATATGGAATCTTAGAGAGTGTTGTAAATGGTTTTGCAACTGCATTCGGATTCCTGATCGCGATCGTTCTGATGGCAGGTCTGCGTGAAAAAATTGAATACAATGATATTCCAAAACCATTTCAGGGTACTGCGATCGTTCTGATCACAGCAGCTTTGATGTCTATCGCGTTTATGGGATTCTCAGGAATGATTTAGGAGGAAAAATAAGATGAACGTTACAGCAATATTAGTTGCAGCCCTTGTTGTGGGCGGCGTAGGTATCTTGATTGGATTTTTCCTTGGTATTTCCGGAGAAAAATTCAAAGTAGAAGTTGATGAGAAGGAAGTTGCCATCTTAGGCGAACTTCCAGGAAATAACTGTGGTGGCTGTGGTTATGCCGGATGTTCCGGACTTGCTGCAGCGATCGCAAAAGGTGAAGCACCGGTAAATCAGTGTCCGGTCGGTGGTGCACCGGTTGCGGCAAAGATCGGTGCGATCATGGGTGTAGATGCTGGCGAGGGTGAGAAAAAAGTTGCCTTCGTAAAATGTGCAGGTACCTGTGATAAGACACAGAAAGACTATGAGTACACCGGTAATGAGGACTGTGCATCTATGGCATTTGTTCCAAACGGTGGACCCAAAGCATGTAACTATGGCTGCTTGGGATATGGTTCCTGTGTGAAAGCATGTCCATTTGATGCGATCCATATCGTAGACGGCATTGCATTAGTTGACAAAGAGGCATGTAAGGCTTGTGGTAAATGTGTAGCTGCCTGCCCGAAACACTTAATCGAGCTTGTTCCTTACTCAGCAAAACATATTGTTCAGTGTAGTTCTAAGGATGTCGGCAAGAATGTAATGAAGGCATGTTCCGTTGGATGTATCGGATGTCATCTCTGTGAGAAGAACTGTCCGAAGGATGCCGTACATGTCATTGACAATGTAGCATATATTGATCAGGAAAAATGTGTCGGATGTGGTATCTGTGCACAGAAATGTCCGAAGAAGATTATTCTTTAATTTAAGTACAATTAGAAGAACAAAAGAACAGGCTGCTCAAAGCGGTCTGTTCTTTTGTATATTATTTTATAAACATTCAAAAAAATAAGTGATAAAAATTGTTATTAACACAAAAATATGATAAAATATCACTATAACAATATATTTTTTATGAAAATTATACAAAGTGGGTGGACAAAATGGAACTTATTTACGCAAATGATAATTGTACCGGATGCAACAAATGTGTAAGAGATTGTCCGGTGCTGATCGCCAATGTTGCAACAGATGCAGGAAAGGTAACAGTTGACTCTGAAAAATGTATTGCATGTGGGGCATGTTTTGATGCATGTGAGCATAATGCCAGAGAATATCAGGATGACACAAAATCATTTTTTACAGCATTAGAAGCAGGAAAAAAGATTTCTGTTATTTTAGCTCCTGCATTTTTGGCAAATTATCCGCATGAGTATAAAAAGGTACTTGGATATCTGAAGAAAAAAGGTGTAAATCATATTTACAGTGTTTCTTTCGGTGCAGATATCACGACATGGGGATATTTAAAATATATTACAGAACATCAGTTTCTGGGTGGCATTTCCCAGCCATGTCCGGCAGTTGTCAATTATGTGGAAAAATATATTCCGGAATTACTGCCGAAAATGATGCCGATTCATAGTCCGATGATGTGTATGGCAATTTACATAAAAAAATATTTAAAATGTGATGATGAACTTGCATTTATCAGTCCTTGTATCGCAAAGAAGACAGAGATTACAGATCCAAATTGCTATGGCTATGTAAAATATAATGTGACATTTAAAAAGCTTTTTGAAACGATTGGAAATAAATATCAGGGCTGTAAGGAATATGAGGACGAACTGGAATATGGCATGGGTGCTCTTTATCCGATGCCGGGTGGTTTAAGAGAAAACGTAGAACATTTCCTTGGAAAAGAACAGGTGGTAAGACAGGTAGAGGGCGAAGAGGAGGCTTATCGCTACCTGCATGAGTACTTAGAACGTATCAGAACAAACAGGAGACAGCCATTTATGGTCGATATTTTAAACTGTTCGAAAGGATGCATCTACGGAACAGCTACAGAACCGGAACGCAATACGGATGATGTTATGCTGACGTTAAGTGATATGCGAAACAGAGCTTCCGACAGGACAGAAACGAAAAAGGGACTGTTTTGGAAAAAAGGAAAGAATGGTTCTCCATGGGATGACTCCGTGCCGGAAAATGAACGCCTCGCAAATCTGATGAAAGCATTTGCAGATCTGGATATCAATGATTTCGTGCGTAAATATACAAATAAGAATGTTGTTATTAAAGAGCCTTCCGAGCATGAAATCCAGGAGATCTTTACATCCATGAATAAGATGGATGCAGCCAGCCAAAAAATTAACTGTGAGTCCTGTGGCTATTCATCCTGCCGCAATATGGCAAAGGCAATCTATAATCATGTGAATGTAAAAGAAAACTGTGTACATTATGTTAAGAGTGTTGCAGAAAATGAAAAAGAAAAGATCCAGAATCTTATGGAGGAGGAACAGCAAAAACAAGAGATTCATAATCAGAAACTTGCCGGCATTACAGAACAGTTTGTATCTTTGAGCGATAATATTGATCAGCTGGGTGCTGCCAATGAGACGTCAGCAAACGAGGCGACAACTCTTGCACAGCATATACAGGAAATTTCCAATTTCTGTCAGCAGTTAAACAGCTCTTTGGCAACGATATCTGATTTTATTAATATTTATAAGGCAAGTAATGAGGATATTTCCTCGATCGCAGGACAGACAAATCTTCTTTCACTGAATGCTTCCATAGAGGCGGCACGGGCAGGAGAAGCGGGACGCGGATTTGCAGTAGTTGCAAGCGAAATACGTGAATTGTCTGATTCGACAAAAAATCTGATCGTTGAAAATGATGCGAAAGCAGAAGAGATCATTCCTAAGATTAATGCAAGCATTGATTCGATCAAAGATCTGATTGAGAATATTAATGAAATGAACGAGAAAGTAGCAACGATTGCTGCAACATCGGAGGAGATTTCGTCACAG
The Roseburia rectibacter DNA segment above includes these coding regions:
- a CDS encoding RnfABCDGE type electron transport complex subunit D codes for the protein MSDLYHVSSSPHVRSKDTTERIMLYVIIALLPTTLFGIYNFGYRALILILVTIASCVASEWIFNKIVHKKQTINDLSAVVTGLLLALNLPATLPWWEAVLGGVFAIIVVKCMFGGLGQNFMNPALGARCFLLIAFAANMTNFTIDSYTGATPLAAMRNGDAVNTMDMLIGRTAGTIGETSAIAILIGAIFLILMGVIDLRIPASYIITFVVFMLLFSGHGADWTYITAQLCGGGLMLGAFFMATDYVTSPITPMGQIIFGICCGIFTGLFRCFGANAEGVSFAIILSNILVPMIEKYTVPRAFGMVKEAKKQEGGK
- a CDS encoding ribonuclease H-like domain-containing protein; translation: MKHWHEEMPFTLNDSLTEQIFTEKSLFFDIETTGFSAARTSLYLIGCAARKKNLLIVDQFFAETPADESDVLHAFLDYLKNFDTIITFNGIGFDIPYLTNKCQKYKISAPFSSYEYVDIYKMISGFRFLFALPDLKQKTVEQFIGLNRQDMYNGGELIKVYQEYQKNPDEKLISLLKQHNYEDVIDMPKLLSVLSYVKLFDGAFTVTSINANEYVSYDGRPCRELLFSLQNDFSVPKRVSCHYEDFHLVVDTDQTTLCVRLYTGELKYFLSDYKNYWYLPEEDLAIPSSLAASIPKERRKKATAGTCYEKRNAIFLPQYQEIVKPAFRHMFKDKKSYFELTEDFAVSKEMQREYCLHVLQFICNKKM
- a CDS encoding electron transport complex protein RnfA, whose product is MKELLLIAIGSAIVNNVVLSQFLGICPFLGVSKKTETAAGMGGAVVFVITISSFVTALIYKFILANSYLMSKGIDLTYLQTIVFILVIAALVQFVEMFLKKSMPALYQSLGVYLPLITTNCAVLGVALTNVTKEYGILESVVNGFATAFGFLIAIVLMAGLREKIEYNDIPKPFQGTAIVLITAALMSIAFMGFSGMI
- a CDS encoding RnfABCDGE type electron transport complex subunit B; the encoded protein is MNVTAILVAALVVGGVGILIGFFLGISGEKFKVEVDEKEVAILGELPGNNCGGCGYAGCSGLAAAIAKGEAPVNQCPVGGAPVAAKIGAIMGVDAGEGEKKVAFVKCAGTCDKTQKDYEYTGNEDCASMAFVPNGGPKACNYGCLGYGSCVKACPFDAIHIVDGIALVDKEACKACGKCVAACPKHLIELVPYSAKHIVQCSSKDVGKNVMKACSVGCIGCHLCEKNCPKDAVHVIDNVAYIDQEKCVGCGICAQKCPKKIIL
- the rsxE gene encoding electron transport complex subunit RsxE, which produces MNKNVERLYNGIIKENPTFVLMLGMCPTLAVTSSAVNGLGMGLSTTVVLILSNMLISAFRKVIPDGVRMPAFIVIVASLVTMVQFIMQAYTPSLSESLGVYIPLIVVNCIILGRAESYASKNPVIPSMFDGIGMGLGFTFGLTCIGLIRELLGAGQIFGFQILSLKWFTPITIFVMAPGAFLVLSCLVAIMNIVRAKMEAKGKPLAEPAGCLSGDCSGCSQAAHCSGKATVKADAAGKEE
- the rsxC gene encoding electron transport complex subunit RsxC; translation: MGLKTFKGGVHPYEGKELAKDAPIVEVLPKGDLVYPLSQHIGAPASPIVAKGDRVLKGQKIAEAGGFVSSPIYASASGTVKAIEPRRVAVGDMVNSIVIENDGAFEEVSYTPCEDVTALSKEEIIDKVKEAGVVGMGGAGFPTHVKLSPKEPEKIEYIIANCAECEPYLTADYRRMLENPEELIGGMKIILQIFDKAKGVFGIENNKPDCIEKLQELVKDEPRIEVCPLETKYPQGGERQLIYAVTGRSINSKMLPADAGCIVDNVETIIAIYNAVKLGKPVTNRISTITGDAIEHPGNFLYNIGTSYQELVDAAGGFKVQPEKIISGGPMMGFAMFGLDVPTTKTSSSLLCMSQDEVAAAEKLQTACINCGRCVEACPEQLIPSRLAKFSDKGLSEEFEKWHGLECVECGSCSFACPAKRQLAQSIKTMKKQVLAAKRNKK
- a CDS encoding [Fe-Fe] hydrogenase large subunit C-terminal domain-containing protein — translated: MELIYANDNCTGCNKCVRDCPVLIANVATDAGKVTVDSEKCIACGACFDACEHNAREYQDDTKSFFTALEAGKKISVILAPAFLANYPHEYKKVLGYLKKKGVNHIYSVSFGADITTWGYLKYITEHQFLGGISQPCPAVVNYVEKYIPELLPKMMPIHSPMMCMAIYIKKYLKCDDELAFISPCIAKKTEITDPNCYGYVKYNVTFKKLFETIGNKYQGCKEYEDELEYGMGALYPMPGGLRENVEHFLGKEQVVRQVEGEEEAYRYLHEYLERIRTNRRQPFMVDILNCSKGCIYGTATEPERNTDDVMLTLSDMRNRASDRTETKKGLFWKKGKNGSPWDDSVPENERLANLMKAFADLDINDFVRKYTNKNVVIKEPSEHEIQEIFTSMNKMDAASQKINCESCGYSSCRNMAKAIYNHVNVKENCVHYVKSVAENEKEKIQNLMEEEQQKQEIHNQKLAGITEQFVSLSDNIDQLGAANETSANEATTLAQHIQEISNFCQQLNSSLATISDFINIYKASNEDISSIAGQTNLLSLNASIEAARAGEAGRGFAVVASEIRELSDSTKNLIVENDAKAEEIIPKINASIDSIKDLIENINEMNEKVATIAATSEEISSQTSCVQSMADELRDAVENI
- a CDS encoding CheR family methyltransferase, which translates into the protein MLETDNYEKFKKDILQLAGIDLNSYKEKQMRRRINTLITKNNVKTYNDYVALIKKDKEKFDQFINFLTINVSEFYRNPDQWKILEGEVFPALIKKFGKNLKIWSAACSTGDEPYSLVMALSRQVPLTNIKIIATDIDNQVLDTARMGLYNEKSIASVPDDLKKKYFTKVGSSYQISDEIKKRVEFKKHDLLKDPYPSGCNLIVCRNVVIYFTEEAKDVIYQKFHKALQPGGVLFIGSTEQIMNYRELGFDRHTSFFFEKQ
- a CDS encoding RnfABCDGE type electron transport complex subunit G; translated protein: MNKKIVHDALILFAFTIVLGLLLGVVYGVTKPSIDKVNEEKTQNAYKQVFTDADHFTDYADFDADAAQALLDENGYSDEIETVVAAQDASENTLGYVFTVTAKDGSQGSITFSVGIQNDGTVNGYSITSISETPGLGMKAQEEDFYGQFENKKVDSFTVVKSAPSADNEIEAISGSTITSKAMANGVNACLTYFQNVLAGGTN
- the rpsA gene encoding 30S ribosomal protein S1, producing the protein MSEMSFEQMLEESFKTIRNGEVVEGTVIDVKPDEIVLNIGYKSDGIITRNEYTNEANVDLTTLVSVGDTMEAKVLKVNDGEGQVLLTYKRLAAEKGSKRLEEAFENKEVLTAKVAQVLDGGLCVIVDETRVFIPASLVSDTYEKDLSKYKDQDIEFVISEFNPKRRRIIGDRKQLLVAKKLEQQKELFAKIKVGDVMEGTVKNVTDFGAFIDLGGADGLLHISEMSWGRVESPKKVFNVGDHVRVFIKDINETKIALSMKFPAENPWNGAAEKYAVGNVVKGKVARMTDFGAFVELAPGVDALLHVSQIAKEHIEKPSDVLKVGQEIEAKIVDFNEDEKKISLSIKALLAPETNESEDADVADVDIDAVAAEEN